A section of the Caballeronia sp. M1242 genome encodes:
- a CDS encoding ABC transporter ATP-binding protein, which yields MGDAIQKSTTPPRLALSGISKQYPSVKANDGVNLVVMPGEIHAVLGENGAGKSTLMKIIYGAVRPDEGEIRWQGETVDIGSPAAARKLGIGMVFQHFSLFETLTVAENIALALDDKFDMKALAKRIRDVSKDYGLDVDPQRHVHSLTVGERQRVEIVRCLLQNPRLLIMDEPTSVLTPQAVQKLFTVLRRLAAEGCSILYISHKLDEIQALCENATVMRGGRVTGNVDPRKETHASLAQLMVGHSLPDYTRRAHTPGDALLAVRNLSVASPDPFGTSLQNVSFEVRAGEIFGIAGVSGNGQAELLAALSGEIRDRHVAADAVSICGTPAARLTAGARRRLGFAFVPEERLGRGAVPAMSLAENGLLTAHRQQMVRGGWIRAGAVRSFADRCIQAFDVRCGGSGALAQSLSGGNLQKFIVGREILQAPKVLVVAQPTWGVDVGAAGFIRQQLLDLASRGVAILVISEELEELFDICDRLAVLARGKLSPVRATGETNAEEIGLFMAGLFEGKRAAAAELDSLSK from the coding sequence ATGGGCGACGCCATTCAAAAGTCGACAACGCCACCGCGCCTGGCGTTGTCCGGCATCAGCAAGCAGTACCCGTCCGTCAAGGCGAACGACGGCGTGAATCTCGTCGTCATGCCCGGCGAGATCCACGCGGTGCTCGGCGAAAACGGCGCGGGCAAGTCCACGCTGATGAAGATCATCTACGGCGCCGTGCGCCCGGACGAAGGCGAGATCCGCTGGCAGGGCGAGACCGTCGACATCGGCAGTCCGGCGGCGGCGCGCAAGCTCGGCATCGGCATGGTGTTTCAGCACTTCTCGCTGTTCGAGACACTGACGGTCGCCGAAAACATCGCGCTCGCGCTCGACGACAAGTTCGACATGAAGGCGCTCGCCAAGCGCATTCGGGATGTGTCGAAGGACTACGGGCTCGATGTGGATCCGCAGCGGCACGTTCATAGCCTGACGGTCGGCGAGCGGCAGCGCGTGGAGATCGTGCGGTGCCTGTTGCAGAACCCGCGGCTGCTCATCATGGACGAGCCGACTTCCGTGCTCACGCCGCAGGCCGTGCAGAAGCTCTTTACGGTGCTGCGCCGGCTCGCAGCGGAGGGTTGCAGCATTCTTTATATCAGCCACAAGCTCGACGAAATCCAGGCGCTGTGCGAGAACGCCACGGTGATGCGCGGCGGCCGCGTGACCGGCAATGTCGATCCGCGCAAGGAAACGCATGCGTCGCTCGCGCAGCTGATGGTAGGTCATTCGCTGCCCGACTACACGCGCCGCGCCCACACGCCGGGCGATGCGCTGCTCGCGGTCAGGAATCTTTCGGTGGCCAGTCCGGACCCGTTCGGGACGTCGCTCCAGAACGTGTCGTTCGAGGTGCGCGCGGGCGAAATCTTCGGCATCGCGGGCGTCTCGGGCAATGGCCAGGCGGAACTGCTCGCGGCGCTCTCGGGCGAGATTCGCGATCGTCACGTCGCGGCCGATGCCGTGTCGATTTGCGGCACGCCCGCGGCGCGGCTCACGGCGGGCGCGCGGCGCCGGCTCGGCTTTGCCTTCGTGCCGGAAGAACGGCTCGGGCGCGGCGCGGTCCCGGCGATGTCGCTCGCGGAAAACGGCCTACTGACCGCGCATCGGCAACAAATGGTGCGCGGCGGCTGGATTCGCGCGGGCGCGGTGCGCAGCTTCGCTGACCGCTGCATTCAGGCGTTCGACGTGCGCTGCGGCGGCAGCGGCGCGCTCGCGCAGAGCCTGTCGGGCGGCAACTTGCAGAAGTTCATCGTCGGACGCGAGATTTTGCAGGCGCCGAAGGTGCTCGTCGTCGCGCAGCCGACCTGGGGCGTCGATGTCGGCGCGGCCGGTTTCATCCGCCAGCAATTGCTCGATCTCGCGTCGCGCGGCGTCGCCATTCTCGTGATCTCGGAAGAACTCGAAGAACTGTTCGACATCTGCGACCGGCTCGCGGTGCTCGCGCGCGGCAAGCTCTCGCCGGTGCGCGCGACGGGCGAGACGAACGCCGAGGAGATCGGCCTCTTCATGGCGGGGCTGTTCGAAGGCAAGCGCGCGGCCGCGGCCGAACTGGATTCTTTGAGCAAATAA
- a CDS encoding dodecin — MSDHVYKQIELTGSSTQSSDDAVRVALAKASKTLRNMHWFEVTETRGHIENGEVLHWQVTIKVGLRIDD; from the coding sequence ATGTCGGATCACGTTTATAAGCAGATCGAACTCACCGGCTCCTCGACTCAATCGAGCGACGACGCCGTGCGCGTGGCGCTGGCCAAGGCTTCGAAGACCTTGCGCAATATGCACTGGTTCGAAGTGACCGAGACGCGCGGGCATATCGAGAACGGCGAGGTCCTGCATTGGCAGGTGACGATCAAGGTGGGGCTGCGGATCGATGATTGA
- the mscL gene encoding large conductance mechanosensitive channel protein MscL gives MSMIEEFKNFALKGNVMDLAVGVIIGGAFSTIVNSVVKDLIMPVVGLATGGLDFSNLFIRLGHIPPTFKGNPDSYKDLQTAGVAVFGYGSFITVLINFIILAFIIFLMVKFINNLRKPTETPAPAAPPEDVLLLREIRDELKKTPRV, from the coding sequence ATGAGCATGATCGAGGAATTCAAGAATTTCGCCCTCAAGGGCAACGTCATGGACCTCGCAGTCGGCGTCATCATCGGGGGCGCGTTCTCGACTATCGTGAACTCCGTCGTCAAGGATTTGATCATGCCGGTCGTCGGCCTCGCGACAGGCGGGCTCGATTTCTCGAATCTCTTCATCCGGCTCGGACACATACCGCCGACCTTCAAAGGCAATCCCGATTCGTACAAGGATCTGCAAACCGCGGGCGTGGCGGTGTTCGGCTACGGCTCGTTCATCACCGTGCTGATCAACTTCATCATCCTCGCATTCATCATCTTTCTGATGGTCAAGTTCATCAACAATCTGCGCAAGCCCACCGAAACGCCGGCGCCCGCCGCGCCGCCCGAAGACGTGCTGCTTCTGCGCGAAATCCGCGATGAACTCAAGAAGACGCCGCGCGTCTAG
- a CDS encoding DUF2252 domain-containing protein: MSTRFSSIPTTSQASGTADESRAAGRALRDAIPFEAHANWQPEPDRPDPVERVLAVNAGRQERLVPLRMSRMAESPFAFLRGAATVMAWDLSRSPSIGHNVMIDGDAHINNFGLFRTPRQDVVFDLNDFDETIVAPWEWDVKRLTASINVAARENNVDMQGRERAVRSACEAYRTTMNELRQVSPYDLWQMRSYASALHIDAPTHLDADEKATIERTVERAMKRSHATMLAKVAEPAGKSWRFKVDPPILTQLDAAEKNHVIDGFRAYLQTIAGEWRMMLERYDVVDVAHRVVGVGSVGTRAYLVLLIGRALGDPIFMQVKEGIVPAAAPFVPPLEEPFRHQGRRVVHGQRLLQSSSDALLGWTTIAGRDFYVRQMKQIRGSVPVDWLHGATFDFYAWCLGLLLARAHARTGDPALIAGYCGASDKLDAAYAVWAERYGAQTVADHAAFCAAISVGRVKAA, from the coding sequence TTGTCCACGCGCTTCAGCTCCATCCCGACGACATCGCAAGCCAGCGGCACCGCCGACGAAAGCCGTGCCGCCGGCCGCGCGCTGCGCGACGCCATCCCTTTCGAAGCCCACGCGAACTGGCAGCCCGAGCCGGACCGCCCCGATCCCGTCGAGCGCGTGCTCGCCGTCAACGCCGGACGACAGGAGCGGCTCGTGCCGCTGCGCATGTCGCGCATGGCCGAATCGCCGTTCGCGTTTCTGCGCGGCGCGGCGACCGTCATGGCGTGGGATCTGTCGAGATCGCCGTCGATCGGCCACAACGTGATGATCGACGGCGACGCGCACATCAATAACTTCGGACTCTTTCGCACGCCGCGTCAGGACGTCGTATTCGATCTGAACGATTTCGACGAAACGATCGTCGCTCCGTGGGAATGGGACGTGAAGCGCCTGACCGCGAGCATCAACGTCGCGGCCCGCGAAAACAACGTGGACATGCAAGGTCGCGAGCGCGCCGTGCGTTCCGCGTGCGAGGCGTACCGCACGACGATGAACGAACTGCGCCAGGTGAGCCCGTACGATTTGTGGCAGATGCGCTCTTACGCGAGCGCACTGCACATCGACGCGCCCACGCATCTCGACGCCGACGAAAAAGCCACCATCGAGCGCACCGTCGAGCGCGCGATGAAACGCTCGCACGCGACGATGCTCGCGAAGGTCGCTGAGCCGGCCGGCAAAAGCTGGCGCTTCAAGGTCGATCCGCCGATCCTAACGCAACTCGACGCCGCCGAGAAGAATCACGTCATCGACGGCTTCAGGGCGTATCTGCAGACCATCGCGGGCGAGTGGCGCATGATGCTCGAACGCTACGATGTCGTGGATGTCGCGCATCGGGTGGTCGGCGTAGGAAGCGTCGGCACGCGTGCGTATCTCGTGCTGTTGATCGGCCGCGCGCTTGGCGATCCGATCTTCATGCAAGTGAAGGAAGGCATCGTGCCGGCCGCCGCGCCGTTCGTTCCGCCGCTGGAAGAGCCGTTCCGGCATCAGGGCAGGCGCGTCGTGCATGGTCAGCGGCTCCTGCAAAGCTCATCCGATGCGCTGCTCGGCTGGACGACCATCGCCGGGCGCGATTTCTACGTACGCCAGATGAAGCAAATTCGCGGCTCCGTTCCCGTCGACTGGCTGCATGGCGCCACGTTCGACTTCTACGCGTGGTGTCTCGGACTGCTGCTCGCCCGCGCTCATGCGCGCACCGGCGACCCGGCGCTCATCGCGGGCTACTGCGGCGCATCAGACAAGCTCGACGCCGCCTACGCGGTCTGGGCCGAGCGATACGGCGCTCAGACCGTCGCGGATCACGCGGCCTTTTGCGCGGCGATCAGCGTGGGGCGCGTTAAGGCTGCATAG
- a CDS encoding ABC transporter permease: MDINQASNLASSAVIAAIPLMYAGAGELVAEKSGVLNLGVEGMMLMGAVTGYAVTSITGSPWLGIVASVFAGLAMALLFGFLTITMLANQVATGLSLTIFGIGFSAYVGKPYTSAAVRATIDVLPIPGLSSIPVLGPAIFSLTPLGYLAFVMFAVIGWFLYKTRAGLVLRSVGESPAVAHSVGFPVVGVRYGATLFGGGMAGIAGGYYSIVYLHVWQEQLTSGRGWIALALVVFATWRPGRLLIGALLFGAVMALQFYAQAIGVPVPTQFLAMLPYIATIVVLVLISRNPNTIKLNAPASLGKPFFAAS, translated from the coding sequence ATGGATATCAATCAAGCCAGCAATCTTGCATCGAGCGCGGTCATCGCGGCCATTCCGCTGATGTACGCGGGCGCGGGCGAACTCGTCGCGGAGAAGTCGGGCGTGCTCAACCTGGGCGTCGAAGGCATGATGCTGATGGGCGCGGTCACGGGCTACGCGGTCACGTCGATCACGGGCAGTCCGTGGCTCGGCATCGTCGCGTCGGTATTCGCCGGGCTCGCGATGGCGCTGCTGTTCGGCTTCCTCACCATCACGATGCTCGCGAATCAGGTCGCCACGGGCCTTTCGCTGACGATCTTCGGCATCGGATTCTCGGCGTACGTCGGCAAGCCGTACACGTCGGCCGCGGTGCGCGCGACCATCGACGTGCTGCCGATTCCTGGCCTCTCGTCGATTCCGGTTCTCGGCCCGGCGATCTTCTCGCTGACGCCGCTCGGCTATCTTGCGTTCGTCATGTTCGCGGTGATCGGCTGGTTCCTTTACAAGACCCGCGCGGGGCTTGTGCTGCGCTCGGTCGGCGAATCGCCGGCGGTGGCGCATTCGGTCGGCTTCCCGGTGGTCGGCGTGCGCTACGGCGCGACGCTTTTCGGCGGCGGCATGGCGGGCATCGCGGGCGGCTACTACTCGATCGTCTATCTGCACGTCTGGCAGGAGCAACTGACCTCAGGCCGCGGCTGGATTGCGCTCGCGCTCGTCGTCTTCGCGACGTGGCGGCCGGGGCGTCTCCTGATCGGCGCGCTGCTCTTCGGCGCGGTGATGGCGCTGCAGTTCTACGCGCAGGCCATCGGCGTGCCGGTGCCGACGCAGTTTCTCGCGATGCTGCCGTATATCGCGACCATCGTCGTGCTCGTGCTGATTTCGCGCAACCCGAACACGATCAAGCTCAACGCGCCTGCATCGCTCGGCAAGCCGTTTTTCGCAGCGAGTTGA
- a CDS encoding ABC transporter permease: MIFPYRLEARPTPSRAMQLAVPVVAAVATLVIGFLIFSVVGQDPLRAMHAFFIEPLSTVNGWSELVLKASPLCLIGLGLAVGYRANVWNIGAEGQMLLGGIVAGGIAIHVGDASGWWTLPLMVIGGIAGGMLWAAIPALLKSRFNTNEILTSLMLTYVATQLLIYLVSGPWRDPEGMNFPISAMFVDDALFPRLYGDWHWSFLKGTRINASVFLTVIAIPLVWLFMRKSFAGFRMNVGGLAPLAARYAGFSDKKTIWTSLLLSGGLAGLAGVGEVAGPIGQLQAGWSPGYGFTAIIVVFVGRLHPVGIVLASLLMALLYLGGEAVQTSLQLPQALAGVFQGLLLFCLLGCDLFVNYRIRRKTPAHRAA, encoded by the coding sequence ATGATCTTTCCCTATCGACTCGAAGCGCGCCCGACGCCCTCGCGCGCCATGCAGCTTGCGGTTCCGGTCGTGGCGGCCGTGGCGACGCTGGTCATCGGCTTCCTGATTTTCAGCGTCGTCGGCCAGGACCCGCTGCGCGCGATGCACGCGTTCTTCATCGAGCCGCTCTCGACCGTGAATGGCTGGTCCGAGCTCGTGCTGAAGGCGTCGCCGTTGTGCCTGATCGGACTCGGGCTCGCGGTCGGCTATCGCGCGAATGTGTGGAATATCGGCGCGGAAGGGCAGATGCTGCTCGGCGGCATCGTCGCGGGCGGCATTGCGATACACGTCGGCGATGCGTCCGGCTGGTGGACGCTGCCGCTCATGGTGATCGGCGGCATCGCGGGCGGCATGCTGTGGGCCGCCATTCCGGCGCTGCTCAAAAGCCGCTTTAACACCAACGAGATTCTCACGAGCCTGATGCTCACGTACGTCGCGACGCAGCTGCTGATCTATCTCGTGAGCGGCCCGTGGCGCGACCCGGAAGGCATGAACTTCCCGATTTCCGCGATGTTCGTCGACGACGCCTTGTTCCCGCGTCTCTATGGCGACTGGCACTGGAGCTTCCTGAAGGGCACGCGCATCAACGCGTCGGTGTTTCTGACGGTGATCGCGATTCCGCTCGTCTGGCTTTTCATGCGTAAGAGCTTCGCGGGCTTCCGGATGAACGTCGGCGGCCTCGCGCCGCTCGCCGCGCGCTACGCGGGCTTCTCGGACAAGAAGACCATCTGGACTTCACTGCTGCTTTCCGGCGGACTCGCGGGTCTCGCGGGCGTGGGCGAAGTCGCGGGACCGATCGGGCAGCTTCAGGCCGGCTGGTCGCCGGGTTACGGCTTCACCGCGATCATCGTCGTTTTCGTCGGGCGGCTGCATCCGGTGGGAATCGTGCTCGCGAGTCTGTTGATGGCGCTGCTGTACCTCGGTGGCGAAGCGGTGCAGACATCGCTGCAATTGCCGCAGGCGCTCGCGGGCGTGTTTCAGGGGTTGCTGCTGTTTTGTCTGCTCGGCTGCGATCTGTTCGTGAATTACCGCATCAGGCGCAAGACCCCGGCGCACCGCGCTGCTTGA
- a CDS encoding BMP family ABC transporter substrate-binding protein: protein MQKTWLKAITATVALSATLAAASARAADAPGVAFVYLGNPGDAGWTFAHDAGSKEAEAKFGNKIKITRVENVPESADSERVFRDLANKGNKVIFGTSFGYQDFQLKVAKDFPDTIFLTATGFKKAKNFGTYDVRMYQGAYLAGIAAAYVTKTNTLGFVASVPIPEVVRNINAYTLGARSVNPKIHTKVIWINSWFDPGKEKQAAETLIGQGADVLLQNTDSNATLNTANEKHVHAFGWDSNMKKFGPDAHLGSVVAHWGVYYNDVIQKVLDGKWKNDPVWLGIPQKAVDLEDLNTGAIPAKAVQAVAAKRDELHSGKWDVFSGPIKDQSGAEKVPTGKTLTDPELQRINWYVEGVDGSLPK, encoded by the coding sequence ATGCAAAAAACCTGGCTGAAGGCGATCACGGCCACTGTCGCGCTCTCCGCGACGCTCGCCGCCGCGAGTGCGCGAGCCGCCGACGCCCCGGGCGTCGCCTTCGTCTATCTCGGCAATCCGGGCGATGCGGGCTGGACCTTCGCGCACGACGCCGGCAGCAAGGAAGCCGAAGCGAAGTTCGGCAACAAGATCAAGATCACGCGCGTCGAGAACGTGCCGGAATCCGCGGACTCCGAACGCGTGTTCCGCGATCTGGCTAACAAGGGCAACAAGGTCATCTTCGGCACGAGCTTCGGCTATCAGGACTTCCAGCTGAAGGTCGCGAAGGACTTTCCCGACACGATCTTCCTGACCGCGACGGGCTTCAAGAAAGCAAAGAACTTCGGCACGTACGATGTTCGTATGTATCAGGGCGCGTATCTCGCGGGCATTGCGGCGGCCTATGTGACGAAGACGAATACGCTGGGCTTCGTCGCGTCGGTGCCGATTCCCGAAGTGGTCCGCAACATCAACGCTTACACGTTGGGCGCGCGTTCGGTGAATCCGAAGATCCATACGAAGGTCATCTGGATCAATAGCTGGTTCGATCCGGGCAAGGAAAAGCAGGCGGCCGAGACGCTGATCGGACAGGGCGCGGACGTGCTGCTGCAGAACACCGATTCGAACGCGACGCTCAACACCGCGAACGAAAAGCATGTGCATGCGTTCGGCTGGGATTCGAACATGAAGAAGTTCGGCCCGGATGCGCATCTGGGTTCCGTGGTCGCGCACTGGGGCGTGTACTACAACGACGTGATCCAGAAGGTGCTCGACGGCAAGTGGAAGAACGATCCGGTGTGGCTCGGCATCCCGCAAAAGGCCGTGGACCTGGAGGATCTGAACACCGGCGCGATTCCGGCGAAGGCGGTGCAGGCCGTTGCAGCGAAGCGCGACGAACTGCACTCGGGCAAGTGGGATGTCTTCAGCGGTCCGATCAAGGATCAGTCGGGCGCGGAAAAGGTGCCGACGGGTAAGACGCTGACGGATCCGGAGCTGCAGCGTATCAACTGGTATGTGGAAGGCGTGGACGGGTCGCTGCCGAAGTAA
- the glgX gene encoding glycogen debranching protein GlgX, whose protein sequence is MPNQFRIAEGSPFPLGATWDGNGVNFALFSANATKVELCLFDEKGEKETQRIELPEYTDEVWHVYLHGLAPGAVYGYRVHGPYEPENGHRFNPNKLLLDPYAKAHVGEMKFDPALFGYTLNAEGDDLTFDERDSAPFMQKCQVIDQNFTWTHATRVRVPWEHTIFYETHVRGFTKRHPAIPENMRGTFEGLGQKEVVDYIKSLGVTSVELLPIHAFVNDSYLLDKGLTNYWGYNTIGFFAADPRYFSRGAGVVAEFKEMVDRLHEAGLEVILDVVYNHTAEGNERGPTLSFRGIDNASYYRLMPDQTRYYINDTGTGNTLNLSHPRVLQMVTDSLRYWVTEMNVDGFRFDLATILGREPYGFDEGGGFLDSCRQDPILSSVKLIAEPWDCGPGGYQVGGFPPGWAEWNDRYRDTVRAFWKGDEGESAELATRITASGDKFNKRGRRPWASVNFITAHDGFTLNDLVSYNDKHNEANGEDNKDGHSDNKSWNCGVEGPTDDPEIRALRERQKRNLLATLLFSQGTPMVLAGDEFGRTQQGNNNAYCQDNEISWVDWEGIDDDGRALTEFVRKLTTLRHTLPVLRRQRFLTGEVREDMGVADVKWLSPSGDELTPEQWGDPGMRCFGLVIDGRAQATGIRKPASDATLLLIVNAYHDVVDFTLPDIPGPDQWSCLIDTNAPVREELPQFDSGDVYQVTGRSLLLFALQARGATKRVFERLEEALTDDVPPEQGDTPSAS, encoded by the coding sequence ATGCCGAATCAATTCCGCATTGCCGAAGGGTCCCCGTTTCCGCTTGGCGCCACGTGGGACGGAAACGGCGTCAACTTCGCCCTGTTTTCAGCGAACGCGACGAAAGTCGAACTGTGCCTCTTCGACGAGAAAGGCGAAAAGGAAACGCAGCGCATCGAGCTGCCCGAATACACCGACGAAGTCTGGCACGTCTATCTGCATGGCCTGGCGCCGGGCGCCGTGTACGGCTACCGCGTGCACGGGCCCTACGAGCCGGAGAACGGGCATCGCTTCAATCCGAACAAGCTGCTGCTCGACCCGTACGCGAAGGCGCACGTCGGCGAGATGAAGTTCGACCCGGCGCTCTTCGGCTATACGCTCAACGCGGAAGGCGACGATCTGACCTTCGACGAACGCGACAGCGCGCCGTTCATGCAGAAATGCCAGGTGATCGACCAGAACTTCACGTGGACTCATGCGACGCGCGTGCGCGTGCCATGGGAACACACGATCTTCTACGAGACGCACGTGCGCGGCTTCACCAAGCGGCACCCGGCGATTCCGGAAAACATGCGCGGGACGTTCGAAGGGCTCGGACAGAAGGAAGTGGTCGATTACATCAAGAGCCTCGGCGTGACCTCCGTCGAGCTGCTGCCGATTCACGCGTTCGTGAACGATAGCTATCTGCTCGACAAGGGCCTCACGAACTACTGGGGCTATAACACCATCGGCTTTTTCGCGGCCGATCCGCGCTATTTCTCGCGCGGAGCCGGCGTCGTCGCGGAGTTCAAGGAGATGGTCGACCGCTTGCACGAAGCCGGCCTCGAAGTGATTCTCGACGTGGTCTATAACCACACCGCCGAAGGCAACGAGCGCGGGCCGACGCTGTCGTTCCGCGGCATCGACAACGCGTCGTACTACCGGCTGATGCCGGACCAGACGCGCTACTACATCAACGACACGGGCACGGGCAACACGCTCAATCTTTCGCATCCGCGCGTCTTGCAGATGGTCACCGACAGCCTGCGCTACTGGGTAACGGAGATGAACGTCGACGGCTTCCGTTTCGATCTCGCGACGATTCTCGGCCGCGAGCCGTATGGCTTCGACGAAGGCGGCGGCTTCCTCGACAGTTGCCGGCAAGACCCGATTCTCTCCAGCGTCAAGCTGATCGCCGAACCGTGGGATTGCGGTCCCGGCGGCTATCAGGTCGGCGGCTTCCCGCCGGGCTGGGCCGAATGGAACGACCGCTATCGCGATACCGTGCGCGCGTTCTGGAAGGGCGACGAGGGCGAATCCGCGGAACTGGCGACGCGCATCACCGCTTCGGGCGACAAGTTCAACAAGCGCGGGCGTCGTCCGTGGGCGAGCGTGAACTTCATCACGGCGCACGACGGCTTCACGCTCAACGATCTCGTGTCCTACAACGACAAGCACAACGAGGCGAACGGCGAGGACAACAAGGACGGTCATTCGGACAACAAATCGTGGAACTGCGGCGTCGAAGGCCCGACCGACGACCCGGAGATCCGCGCGCTGCGCGAGCGCCAGAAGCGCAATCTGCTCGCGACGCTGCTGTTCTCGCAAGGCACGCCGATGGTCCTCGCGGGCGACGAGTTCGGCCGCACGCAGCAGGGCAATAACAACGCGTATTGTCAGGACAACGAGATCAGCTGGGTGGACTGGGAGGGCATCGACGACGACGGCCGCGCGCTCACCGAGTTCGTGCGCAAGCTGACGACGCTGCGCCACACGCTGCCGGTGCTGCGACGCCAGCGCTTCCTGACGGGCGAAGTCCGTGAGGATATGGGCGTGGCCGACGTGAAATGGCTGAGTCCGAGCGGGGACGAGCTCACGCCCGAGCAGTGGGGCGACCCCGGCATGCGCTGCTTCGGTCTCGTGATAGACGGCCGCGCGCAGGCCACCGGCATCCGCAAGCCGGCATCGGACGCGACGCTTCTGTTGATCGTGAACGCGTACCACGATGTCGTCGATTTCACGCTGCCGGACATTCCCGGCCCCGATCAATGGAGCTGTCTGATCGACACGAACGCGCCGGTTCGCGAGGAACTGCCGCAGTTCGATTCGGGCGATGTCTATCAGGTCACGGGCCGGTCGCTGCTGCTTTTCGCGCTTCAGGCGCGCGGGGCCACGAAACGCGTGTTCGAGCGGCTGGAAGAAGCGCTGACCGACGACGTGCCGCCGGAGCAGGGCGACACGCCGTCCGCCAGTTGA
- a CDS encoding LysR substrate-binding domain-containing protein yields MSQQREAIDTYLLRVLHTLLMERSVTRAAVKLNQSQPAISAALRRLRDITGDPLLVRGKSGMVPTEYGLRLLEPTQNALREIERIKVQQHNFDPSTSVRCYRIGCPDYLNVLFVPTVVERFRQAAPNATLEFHSLGPAFDYELALEDGKLDIVVGNWPEPPEQLHLSNLFVDKIVCLVSNTHPFAKRGGLTLDQYLNAPHLAPTPYSVGQRGAIDVHLARERLKRHVVVTLPYFNLAPYVLIKSDLVFTTTRLFAAHYAKFLPLAVVPAPLDFPPMQYYQLWHERCHYSDEVRWLRSLVAEATRSLIDQP; encoded by the coding sequence ATGAGTCAGCAACGCGAGGCGATCGATACGTACTTATTGCGCGTCTTGCATACCTTGCTGATGGAACGCAGCGTCACCCGCGCGGCCGTCAAGCTCAATCAGTCCCAACCCGCCATCAGCGCCGCGCTGCGCCGCCTGCGCGACATCACCGGCGATCCGCTGCTCGTGCGCGGCAAATCCGGCATGGTGCCGACCGAATACGGCCTGCGCCTGCTCGAACCGACGCAGAACGCGCTGCGCGAGATCGAGCGGATCAAGGTCCAGCAGCACAACTTCGACCCTTCGACGTCCGTGCGGTGCTATCGCATCGGCTGTCCCGACTATCTGAACGTGCTGTTCGTGCCGACGGTCGTCGAGCGTTTCCGGCAGGCCGCGCCGAACGCGACGCTCGAGTTCCATTCGCTCGGGCCCGCGTTCGATTACGAACTGGCGCTCGAAGACGGCAAGCTCGATATCGTCGTCGGCAACTGGCCGGAACCGCCCGAGCAACTGCATCTGTCGAATCTCTTCGTCGACAAGATCGTGTGTCTCGTCAGCAACACGCATCCGTTCGCGAAGCGCGGCGGGCTCACGCTCGATCAGTATCTCAACGCGCCGCACCTCGCGCCGACGCCCTATTCCGTCGGTCAGCGCGGAGCAATCGACGTGCATCTGGCGCGCGAGCGCCTGAAGCGCCATGTCGTCGTCACGCTGCCGTACTTCAATCTTGCGCCTTACGTGCTCATCAAGTCGGACCTCGTCTTCACGACCACGCGCCTGTTCGCCGCGCATTACGCGAAGTTCCTGCCGCTCGCGGTGGTGCCCGCGCCGCTCGACTTCCCGCCCATGCAGTATTACCAGCTCTGGCATGAGCGGTGTCACTACTCCGACGAAGTCCGCTGGCTGCGCAGTCTCGTCGCTGAGGCGACGCGGTCGCTGATCGATCAGCCTTGA